Proteins from a single region of Camelus ferus isolate YT-003-E chromosome 23, BCGSAC_Cfer_1.0, whole genome shotgun sequence:
- the TMEM183A gene encoding transmembrane protein 183A isoform X4: MARGPGPLTQPRPETVAMPKRGKRLKFRAQDACSGRVTVADYANSDPAVVRSGRVKKAVANAVQQEVKSLCGLEASQVPAVEALSGAGEPCDIIDSSDEIDAHEESIHERAVSRKKKSKRHKEDLDGAGGEEYPMDIWLLLASYIRPEDIVNFSLICKNAWTVTCTAAFWTRLYRRHYTLDASLPLRLRPESMEKLRCLRACVIRSLYHMYEPFAARISKNPAIPESTPSTLKNSKHSLCGTLEPLCWQQKCLPLKAKPIIFDGQQDVQGMSGGQDSWHGGRPTPCPLGVLTFLVQKDCWKQTGTNVGIQLQVQKTVP, translated from the exons ATGGCCCGGGGTCCTGGCCCGCTAACCCAGCCTCGCCCCGAGACGGTCGCCATGCCCAAGAGAGGGAAGCGACTCAAGTTCCGGGCCCAAGACGCCTGCTCCGGGCGAG TGACCGTGGCGGATTATGCCAACTCGGATCCGGCCGTCGTGAGGTCTGGACGGGTCAAGAAAGCGGTCGCCAATGCTGTTCAGCAGGAAG taaaaTCTCTTTGTGGCTTGGAAGCCTCCCAGGTTCCTGCAGTGGAAGCTCTTTCTGGAGCTGGTGAGCCCTGTGACATCATTGACAGCAGTGATGAGATTGATGCCCACGAGGAAAGCATCCATGAGAGAGCTGtctccagaaaaaagaaaagcaagaggcaCAAAG aagacCTGGACGGGGCTGGAGGAGAAGAGTACCCCATGGATATTTGGCTGTTGCTGGCTTCCTATATCCGTCCCGAGGACATTgtgaatttttctctgatttgtaAGAATGCCTGGACTGTCACTTGCACTGCTGCCTTTTGGACCAGGTTGTACCGAAG GCACTACACGCTGGATGCCTCCCTGCCTTTGCGCCTGCGACCAGAGTCAATGGAGAAGCTGCGCTGTCTCCGGGCGTGTGTGATCCGATCTCTGTACCATATGTATGAGCCATTTGCTGCTCGCATCTCCAAGAATCCAGCCATTCCAGAAAGCACTCCTAGCACATTAAAGAATTCTAAA CATAGCTTGTGTGGGACACTGGAGCCGCTGTGTTGGCAGCAGAAGTGTTTGCCCCTTAAAGCCAAGCCCATTATTTTTGATGGACAGCAGGACGTACAGGGCATGTCTGGAGGGCAGGACAGCTGGCACGGCGGACGACCCACCCCTTGTCCCCTGGGAG TGCTTACTTTTCTGGTGCAGAAAGATTGTTGGAAACAGACAGGAACCAATGTGGGAATTCAACTTCAAGTTCAAAAAACAG TCCCCTAG
- the TMEM183A gene encoding transmembrane protein 183A isoform X6 has protein sequence MARGPGPLTQPRPETVAMPKRGKRLKFRAQDACSGRVTVADYANSDPAVVRSGRVKKAVANAVQQEVKSLCGLEASQVPAVEALSGAGEPCDIIDSSDEIDAHEESIHERAVSRKKKSKRHKDLDGAGGEEYPMDIWLLLASYIRPEDIVNFSLICKNAWTVTCTAAFWTRLYRRHYTLDASLPLRLRPESMEKLRCLRACVIRSLYHMYEPFAARISKNPAIPESTPSTLKNSKCLLFWCRKIVGNRQEPMWEFNFKFKKQIKEQVCGRTAASRSVRRCSHQPGPGLLPAAGHHAQFHLYPNCHGDDIHPVYHQREHGHAASPSETRVPGFSGPRWSETAQ, from the exons ATGGCCCGGGGTCCTGGCCCGCTAACCCAGCCTCGCCCCGAGACGGTCGCCATGCCCAAGAGAGGGAAGCGACTCAAGTTCCGGGCCCAAGACGCCTGCTCCGGGCGAG TGACCGTGGCGGATTATGCCAACTCGGATCCGGCCGTCGTGAGGTCTGGACGGGTCAAGAAAGCGGTCGCCAATGCTGTTCAGCAGGAAG taaaaTCTCTTTGTGGCTTGGAAGCCTCCCAGGTTCCTGCAGTGGAAGCTCTTTCTGGAGCTGGTGAGCCCTGTGACATCATTGACAGCAGTGATGAGATTGATGCCCACGAGGAAAGCATCCATGAGAGAGCTGtctccagaaaaaagaaaagcaagaggcaCAAAG acCTGGACGGGGCTGGAGGAGAAGAGTACCCCATGGATATTTGGCTGTTGCTGGCTTCCTATATCCGTCCCGAGGACATTgtgaatttttctctgatttgtaAGAATGCCTGGACTGTCACTTGCACTGCTGCCTTTTGGACCAGGTTGTACCGAAG GCACTACACGCTGGATGCCTCCCTGCCTTTGCGCCTGCGACCAGAGTCAATGGAGAAGCTGCGCTGTCTCCGGGCGTGTGTGATCCGATCTCTGTACCATATGTATGAGCCATTTGCTGCTCGCATCTCCAAGAATCCAGCCATTCCAGAAAGCACTCCTAGCACATTAAAGAATTCTAAA TGCTTACTTTTCTGGTGCAGAAAGATTGTTGGAAACAGACAGGAACCAATGTGGGAATTCAACTTCAAGTTCAAAAAACAG ATTAAAGAGCAAGTGTGTGGGAGGACTGCAGCCTCCCGTTCAGTACGAAGATGTTCACACCAACCCGGACCAGGACTGCTGCCTGCTGCAGGTCACCACGCTCAATTTCATCTTTATCCCAATTGTCATGGGGATGATATTCACCCTG TTTACCATCAACGTGAGCACGGACATGCGGCATCACCGAGTGAGACTCGTGTTCCAGGATTCTCCGGTCCACGCTGGTCGGAAACTGCGCAGTGA
- the TMEM183A gene encoding transmembrane protein 183A isoform X5 — MARGPGPLTQPRPETVAMPKRGKRLKFRAQDACSGRVTVADYANSDPAVVRSGRVKKAVANAVQQEVKSLCGLEASQVPAVEALSGAGEPCDIIDSSDEIDAHEESIHERAVSRKKKSKRHKEDLDGAGGEEYPMDIWLLLASYIRPEDIVNFSLICKNAWTVTCTAAFWTRLYRRHYTLDASLPLRLRPESMEKLRCLRACVIRSLYHMYEPFAARISKNPAIPESTPSTLKNSKCLLFWCRKIVGNRQEPMWEFNFKFKKQIKEQVCGRTAASRSVRRCSHQPGPGLLPAAGHHAQFHLYPNCHGDDIHPVYHQREHGHAASPSETRVPGFSGPRWSETAQ; from the exons ATGGCCCGGGGTCCTGGCCCGCTAACCCAGCCTCGCCCCGAGACGGTCGCCATGCCCAAGAGAGGGAAGCGACTCAAGTTCCGGGCCCAAGACGCCTGCTCCGGGCGAG TGACCGTGGCGGATTATGCCAACTCGGATCCGGCCGTCGTGAGGTCTGGACGGGTCAAGAAAGCGGTCGCCAATGCTGTTCAGCAGGAAG taaaaTCTCTTTGTGGCTTGGAAGCCTCCCAGGTTCCTGCAGTGGAAGCTCTTTCTGGAGCTGGTGAGCCCTGTGACATCATTGACAGCAGTGATGAGATTGATGCCCACGAGGAAAGCATCCATGAGAGAGCTGtctccagaaaaaagaaaagcaagaggcaCAAAG aagacCTGGACGGGGCTGGAGGAGAAGAGTACCCCATGGATATTTGGCTGTTGCTGGCTTCCTATATCCGTCCCGAGGACATTgtgaatttttctctgatttgtaAGAATGCCTGGACTGTCACTTGCACTGCTGCCTTTTGGACCAGGTTGTACCGAAG GCACTACACGCTGGATGCCTCCCTGCCTTTGCGCCTGCGACCAGAGTCAATGGAGAAGCTGCGCTGTCTCCGGGCGTGTGTGATCCGATCTCTGTACCATATGTATGAGCCATTTGCTGCTCGCATCTCCAAGAATCCAGCCATTCCAGAAAGCACTCCTAGCACATTAAAGAATTCTAAA TGCTTACTTTTCTGGTGCAGAAAGATTGTTGGAAACAGACAGGAACCAATGTGGGAATTCAACTTCAAGTTCAAAAAACAG ATTAAAGAGCAAGTGTGTGGGAGGACTGCAGCCTCCCGTTCAGTACGAAGATGTTCACACCAACCCGGACCAGGACTGCTGCCTGCTGCAGGTCACCACGCTCAATTTCATCTTTATCCCAATTGTCATGGGGATGATATTCACCCTG TTTACCATCAACGTGAGCACGGACATGCGGCATCACCGAGTGAGACTCGTGTTCCAGGATTCTCCGGTCCACGCTGGTCGGAAACTGCGCAGTGA
- the TMEM183A gene encoding transmembrane protein 183A isoform X3: protein MARGPGPLTQPRPETVAMPKRGKRLKFRAQDACSGRVTVADYANSDPAVVRSGRVKKAVANAVQQEVKSLCGLEASQVPAVEALSGAGEPCDIIDSSDEIDAHEESIHERAVSRKKKSKRHKEDLDGAGGEEYPMDIWLLLASYIRPEDIVNFSLICKNAWTVTCTAAFWTRLYRSSIACVGHWSRCVGSRSVCPLKPSPLFLMDSRTYRACLEGRTAGTADDPPLVPWECLLFWCRKIVGNRQEPMWEFNFKFKKQSPRLKSKCVGGLQPPVQYEDVHTNPDQDCCLLQVTTLNFIFIPIVMGMIFTLFTINVSTDMRHHRVRLVFQDSPVHAGRKLRSEQGVQVILDPVHSVRLFDWWHPQYPFSLRA, encoded by the exons ATGGCCCGGGGTCCTGGCCCGCTAACCCAGCCTCGCCCCGAGACGGTCGCCATGCCCAAGAGAGGGAAGCGACTCAAGTTCCGGGCCCAAGACGCCTGCTCCGGGCGAG TGACCGTGGCGGATTATGCCAACTCGGATCCGGCCGTCGTGAGGTCTGGACGGGTCAAGAAAGCGGTCGCCAATGCTGTTCAGCAGGAAG taaaaTCTCTTTGTGGCTTGGAAGCCTCCCAGGTTCCTGCAGTGGAAGCTCTTTCTGGAGCTGGTGAGCCCTGTGACATCATTGACAGCAGTGATGAGATTGATGCCCACGAGGAAAGCATCCATGAGAGAGCTGtctccagaaaaaagaaaagcaagaggcaCAAAG aagacCTGGACGGGGCTGGAGGAGAAGAGTACCCCATGGATATTTGGCTGTTGCTGGCTTCCTATATCCGTCCCGAGGACATTgtgaatttttctctgatttgtaAGAATGCCTGGACTGTCACTTGCACTGCTGCCTTTTGGACCAGGTTGTACCGAAG taGCATAGCTTGTGTGGGACACTGGAGCCGCTGTGTTGGCAGCAGAAGTGTTTGCCCCTTAAAGCCAAGCCCATTATTTTTGATGGACAGCAGGACGTACAGGGCATGTCTGGAGGGCAGGACAGCTGGCACGGCGGACGACCCACCCCTTGTCCCCTGGGAG TGCTTACTTTTCTGGTGCAGAAAGATTGTTGGAAACAGACAGGAACCAATGTGGGAATTCAACTTCAAGTTCAAAAAACAG TCCCCTAGATTAAAGAGCAAGTGTGTGGGAGGACTGCAGCCTCCCGTTCAGTACGAAGATGTTCACACCAACCCGGACCAGGACTGCTGCCTGCTGCAGGTCACCACGCTCAATTTCATCTTTATCCCAATTGTCATGGGGATGATATTCACCCTG TTTACCATCAACGTGAGCACGGACATGCGGCATCACCGAGTGAGACTCGTGTTCCAGGATTCTCCGGTCCACGCTGGTCGGAAACTGCGCAGTGAGCAGGGCGTGCAAGTCATCCTGGACCCGGTGCACAGCGTTCGACTCTTTGACTGGTGGCATCCTCAGTATCCGTTCTCCCTGAGAGCATAG
- the TMEM183A gene encoding transmembrane protein 183A isoform X1, with translation MARGPGPLTQPRPETVAMPKRGKRLKFRAQDACSGRVTVADYANSDPAVVRSGRVKKAVANAVQQEVKSLCGLEASQVPAVEALSGAGEPCDIIDSSDEIDAHEESIHERAVSRKKKSKRHKEDLDGAGGEEYPMDIWLLLASYIRPEDIVNFSLICKNAWTVTCTAAFWTRLYRRHYTLDASLPLRLRPESMEKLRCLRACVIRSLYHMYEPFAARISKNPAIPESTPSTLKNSKCLLFWCRKIVGNRQEPMWEFNFKFKKQSPRLKSKCVGGLQPPVQYEDVHTNPDQDCCLLQVTTLNFIFIPIVMGMIFTLFTINVSTDMRHHRVRLVFQDSPVHAGRKLRSEQGVQVILDPVHSVRLFDWWHPQYPFSLRA, from the exons ATGGCCCGGGGTCCTGGCCCGCTAACCCAGCCTCGCCCCGAGACGGTCGCCATGCCCAAGAGAGGGAAGCGACTCAAGTTCCGGGCCCAAGACGCCTGCTCCGGGCGAG TGACCGTGGCGGATTATGCCAACTCGGATCCGGCCGTCGTGAGGTCTGGACGGGTCAAGAAAGCGGTCGCCAATGCTGTTCAGCAGGAAG taaaaTCTCTTTGTGGCTTGGAAGCCTCCCAGGTTCCTGCAGTGGAAGCTCTTTCTGGAGCTGGTGAGCCCTGTGACATCATTGACAGCAGTGATGAGATTGATGCCCACGAGGAAAGCATCCATGAGAGAGCTGtctccagaaaaaagaaaagcaagaggcaCAAAG aagacCTGGACGGGGCTGGAGGAGAAGAGTACCCCATGGATATTTGGCTGTTGCTGGCTTCCTATATCCGTCCCGAGGACATTgtgaatttttctctgatttgtaAGAATGCCTGGACTGTCACTTGCACTGCTGCCTTTTGGACCAGGTTGTACCGAAG GCACTACACGCTGGATGCCTCCCTGCCTTTGCGCCTGCGACCAGAGTCAATGGAGAAGCTGCGCTGTCTCCGGGCGTGTGTGATCCGATCTCTGTACCATATGTATGAGCCATTTGCTGCTCGCATCTCCAAGAATCCAGCCATTCCAGAAAGCACTCCTAGCACATTAAAGAATTCTAAA TGCTTACTTTTCTGGTGCAGAAAGATTGTTGGAAACAGACAGGAACCAATGTGGGAATTCAACTTCAAGTTCAAAAAACAG TCCCCTAGATTAAAGAGCAAGTGTGTGGGAGGACTGCAGCCTCCCGTTCAGTACGAAGATGTTCACACCAACCCGGACCAGGACTGCTGCCTGCTGCAGGTCACCACGCTCAATTTCATCTTTATCCCAATTGTCATGGGGATGATATTCACCCTG TTTACCATCAACGTGAGCACGGACATGCGGCATCACCGAGTGAGACTCGTGTTCCAGGATTCTCCGGTCCACGCTGGTCGGAAACTGCGCAGTGAGCAGGGCGTGCAAGTCATCCTGGACCCGGTGCACAGCGTTCGACTCTTTGACTGGTGGCATCCTCAGTATCCGTTCTCCCTGAGAGCATAG
- the TMEM183A gene encoding transmembrane protein 183A isoform X2 codes for MARGPGPLTQPRPETVAMPKRGKRLKFRAQDACSGRVTVADYANSDPAVVRSGRVKKAVANAVQQEVKSLCGLEASQVPAVEALSGAGEPCDIIDSSDEIDAHEESIHERAVSRKKKSKRHKDLDGAGGEEYPMDIWLLLASYIRPEDIVNFSLICKNAWTVTCTAAFWTRLYRRHYTLDASLPLRLRPESMEKLRCLRACVIRSLYHMYEPFAARISKNPAIPESTPSTLKNSKCLLFWCRKIVGNRQEPMWEFNFKFKKQSPRLKSKCVGGLQPPVQYEDVHTNPDQDCCLLQVTTLNFIFIPIVMGMIFTLFTINVSTDMRHHRVRLVFQDSPVHAGRKLRSEQGVQVILDPVHSVRLFDWWHPQYPFSLRA; via the exons ATGGCCCGGGGTCCTGGCCCGCTAACCCAGCCTCGCCCCGAGACGGTCGCCATGCCCAAGAGAGGGAAGCGACTCAAGTTCCGGGCCCAAGACGCCTGCTCCGGGCGAG TGACCGTGGCGGATTATGCCAACTCGGATCCGGCCGTCGTGAGGTCTGGACGGGTCAAGAAAGCGGTCGCCAATGCTGTTCAGCAGGAAG taaaaTCTCTTTGTGGCTTGGAAGCCTCCCAGGTTCCTGCAGTGGAAGCTCTTTCTGGAGCTGGTGAGCCCTGTGACATCATTGACAGCAGTGATGAGATTGATGCCCACGAGGAAAGCATCCATGAGAGAGCTGtctccagaaaaaagaaaagcaagaggcaCAAAG acCTGGACGGGGCTGGAGGAGAAGAGTACCCCATGGATATTTGGCTGTTGCTGGCTTCCTATATCCGTCCCGAGGACATTgtgaatttttctctgatttgtaAGAATGCCTGGACTGTCACTTGCACTGCTGCCTTTTGGACCAGGTTGTACCGAAG GCACTACACGCTGGATGCCTCCCTGCCTTTGCGCCTGCGACCAGAGTCAATGGAGAAGCTGCGCTGTCTCCGGGCGTGTGTGATCCGATCTCTGTACCATATGTATGAGCCATTTGCTGCTCGCATCTCCAAGAATCCAGCCATTCCAGAAAGCACTCCTAGCACATTAAAGAATTCTAAA TGCTTACTTTTCTGGTGCAGAAAGATTGTTGGAAACAGACAGGAACCAATGTGGGAATTCAACTTCAAGTTCAAAAAACAG TCCCCTAGATTAAAGAGCAAGTGTGTGGGAGGACTGCAGCCTCCCGTTCAGTACGAAGATGTTCACACCAACCCGGACCAGGACTGCTGCCTGCTGCAGGTCACCACGCTCAATTTCATCTTTATCCCAATTGTCATGGGGATGATATTCACCCTG TTTACCATCAACGTGAGCACGGACATGCGGCATCACCGAGTGAGACTCGTGTTCCAGGATTCTCCGGTCCACGCTGGTCGGAAACTGCGCAGTGAGCAGGGCGTGCAAGTCATCCTGGACCCGGTGCACAGCGTTCGACTCTTTGACTGGTGGCATCCTCAGTATCCGTTCTCCCTGAGAGCATAG